The sequence below is a genomic window from Methanoculleus sp. 7T.
ATTTCAACAATATCGAATACTGGTTTAAGCCCCAAGTTATCCGGGATCTCGCAATAATTCAGAGAACCATCGAGTCCGTCGACTGTCCCGACCCACGGATCCGCGAAGATATCAAGGATTTTCTGCTCGTCTCGTTCTCCGAGACGGTCCGCCTGGCTTCAAACACCCGGAACGGAGAGTTCAAACTCTACCGGATGGCCCCCGAAGCCCTCAAGAAACACCATCCCAAAACAAGCAGCATATTCCGAGAGAAGACAGCGGCCAACCTCGAGCGGATGCAAGCATTCGAGCGGGAAGCAGGAGCCTGCAGCATCCATATCCTCAACGAGGATACCCGTGAGAGAACGTCGATCCCCGATAGGTCCGTCGATATCATCGTGACTTCGCCGCCGTACGGGGATAGTTTCACAACGGTGGCGTACGGGCAATTCTCACGGCTCTCTCTTGAGTGGCTGGGGTTCGACAGCAAAGAGGTTCGGAAGATCGACAAAATCAGCCTCGGAGGCATCCCCGCCCCGGACTTGAGCACCTCGTTGGAATCCCCCCTGTTATCCTCGACCATCCGAAAGATCGGCAGCATAGACCCCAAACGGGCAAAGGAGGTCTTGAGTTTCTATCTCGACTTCAACCTCTGTGTGGAGGAGATAGACCGGTTTATGAAGCCCGGCGGCTACTTATGTTTCGTTGTCGGAAACCGGACGGTGAAGAAGCAGCAGATCCCGACCGACGACATCATCGTGGAACTCTTCCAAGCGCAGGCCGACTATCTGCACGAGAAGACCATCGTCCGGAATATACCGAATAAACGAATGCCGAAGGCAAACAGCCCGACAAACGTCAAAGGGGAACTCTCATCCACCATGAATCACGAATACATCGTGATCCTGCAGAAGCAGTGATATTCTCTTTTTTAGTTCCCTCAAAACCCATTCCGGCCACGACAAGGTGCGGCATCCCCCCGGATCCGCCTTTCCCGCACGATGATACCTACCGGCAGAACGGCAGGGGCCCGGCTAGAGCAACTGTTCACGCTCTTCAAAGCATTTATCCAACTCTTTCGGCGGTATGCGGAATGCGGTGCCGTGATCGTGAGTCCGACCATCGGGGTATTGCCCTATGCGGATATCGATCTTCACAACACCGTCGCGGAGAAGGTCAAGAAAATTCGGATAACTGAAACCCCTCAGGAACCATGCCTCGTTGAACCTGAACTCTTCGTTCGGTCCGGTCCCCCGTGCATCAGCGATGACGTAGTAGAGTTGCCCTGATTTGTACTTTCTCAAGAAAGCATTCTTCAACCCGTCTCTTGTCCAGAAAGCTTCTATCTCATCATCGAAATTTTGAATGCAGACTCTCTTCGATCCGTTCTCACGGATAATGCCGAGCTTCAACCCGCTCTCGCCTCTGAGGGCCGTCTCAACCCCGAGAGACAGCGTGCGGTGCAGGATATTCCGACCGTCCCTCGGCGACTCATATCCGTATCTTCGCAGTAGCGTTGTATTCACCCCCGCAGGCGAAGGTGATTTTGTAAATAGGGTGAGCATACTCGACGAACCCCTTCTTGCCGCCTTTAACTCGGTCTCCTCGGTATCGGGCCCTTGTATGTTGTTTTCTGCTATGCCGAGGAGATCCTCGAGCGTTTTTCCGATACCGGTGTCGTTAGACCGATGGGTACGTACATAGGTCGTAGGAAGAGCGCGCAATCGCCGAACGAACTCTTCATGCGTGAGCATACGTAAGGTTCTGCGAGCTCTCCGAAGAATGAGTGATACAGCATACGTACAAGTTAACCAATCTGCGAGGTTGCCCGGAAACAGTTGAACTGCTCACCTGGCGGACGGCAGCGCGGACCGCCGTGCAGGAAAGGTATATGCCGTCTCATTTCATACTAGTTTGAAACGGGGAGATGATGGTTCGATGGTAGAAAACACGGAGTGTCTCGACGAACCGCTGCCCCTTCCGCCGGAAGTCGAGGAGTCGCTCTGCCGGTGCGGCGGGATTGCAGGGCTGACCGGGCGGCTGCCGGACGACGAGGCTCTGGCGAGGGAGAGCGCTCTCCACCGCGCACTTGCCGACCCCATCAGGCTGAAGATCCTAGCGATGCTCGCCGTCCAGCCGCTCTGCGTCTGCGTGATCAAAGCGGTGCTCGGGATGGCGGACTCAAAGTTATCCTACCATCTCTCGGTCCTGAAGAAGACCGGGCTGATCGCCGGCGAGGCGCAGGGCAACTGGATCATCTACAGCCTCACCGGCCTGGGCGACGAGTGGGCACGCTGCATCAGGGAAGGCAGCGGGACCCGATAGAGTCCGGACCCGGCGGAAAAATCAACCGCCGCACTACTTTTTGCCGCCCCGCTCTTAAACACAACAAAACCCGATCCGGGAGAATGACAGCAGGCCTTGCCGGCACTGCCAGAAAAATAGGTCGGAATCGGCGGGAGAAAATTTCCGAGGTTTTATCCCGCGCTCTTCCGGCTTCCCTTGCGCCCCGGCACGGGCACATCGAGGTTTTTCTGGAACTCAAGATGGTTGTTCGACGGTCGTACAGACGCCCGCCGGTCCGGCCGGGCGCAACGAGTAGTCTCTGTCGTCACTCGCGCCGTAGAGGTGTGAACGATTGGGCGTTCTGCCCAACCGTCCTTCGCACCTCATGGGCACTCGAGATCCTCTCCGGGAGAGAGAACCTTACTTGAACACGTCAAAGATCTGGTCGCTGCCGGTCGCGAAGAGCCGCTCCCGCTCCGCCTGCTCTTCAACAAGAGCAAGCACCGGGAGCTCCATGTCCACACCCGGGGTGTGGCCGAACATCTTCTCCATCTCGGTCTGCAGGGCGTGCATGTAGAGCGAGTTCGCGATCTCCATCGGGCAGTTCTCTTCGCACTGGCCGCAGTTGACACAGGAGTCCGATACGTGAGCGTAGCGGATCAGGTGGAACATGAACGGCACAGGGAGCACGCCCGGCGGCACCAGGTAGGGCTTCTTCGTGCTGCACTCGACGCAGTAGCAGATCGGGCAGTTGTCGATGCAGGCGTAGCACTTGGTGCACCGGGACGAGTCCTCCATCATCTTCTGGAGGCGTTCCTTCCCGTTGCCGAGTTCCTCGAAGTAGCGTGCCCGCCACTTGTCGCCGAGCTTCAGCATCGCATTCTCGACCTTGCCGCGGATCTCGATCCCCTTCGGGTTCGCGGGTTCCGTGGCAACAGCTCCGGCCTTCGCGGCCCTGCTCAGGAGGTCGGCGCCCTTCTCGGAGCAGACCTCGACGAACGTGGCCTTGCCGGCGCGCTCGCCGATGACACCCCAGTTGCCGCAGGCGAGGTCGGCCTGGCGCGGGATCTTCATCTTGCACCGGCGGCAGTTCGACCGGCGGCCGAAGCCCTCTTCCTCGAGTTCGTCCATCGAGATGCCCTTGTGCTGGCCATCCTTCGTGACGATGATGAACTGGCCCTTGTCGATCTCTTCCTTGACGACGTCGTTGGGGTCGACCCCGAACTTCTCGCGGATCATCTTCCGGGCGGTCACCGGGCTGACCGAGCCGCCGCAGTTGACGCCGATCAAGAGGAGGTTGTCCAGGTTGACCTGGTTGCGCTTCGCAAGCTCGTAGATGCCCATCGCGTCGCAACCCTTCACCGTCACGGCAAGGCGCATATCCTCGGCGCCCCCGAGGTACTTCTTGATCAGTTTCGCAAGCAGGAGCGTCCCGCAGTGGAGCGAGCCGGCCGTCTGTGCGATCTCGGCGGGGTCGGTGATCAGCGTCGGCACGGCATCGTAGAGGTCGACACCTTTCTTGACCGCCAGCACGCCGTCGACGATATCGTTCTCCAGGGCAAACTTAAGAAGCCCGGTCACCGCGCCGCCGCACTCCGCCACCTTGGCGATGTCGGGGCTCGTCGTCCAGGCGTATACCATATCTCCCTTCGCTACCATTTCACTGCACCCCCGTGATCTTCTCAACGGCAACCGCACTGTGCTTCAACTCCGGCATCTTCGAGAGCGGGTCCAGCACATTGTTCGTAAGCAGGTTCACAGATCCCTTCCCGCCGAAGTGCATCGTCATCATCAGCACGCCGGGCGCGACCTCATCGGTCACTCTGGCAAGGGCTTCCGCCTCACCGCGCCTGCTCCGGAGCCGGATCATCTCTCCGTTCTGGATCTTCAGCCGCGCGGCATCCTCTTCGTTGATCTGCACGTAGGCTTCGGGCACCTCGTGGTCGAGGATCTTCGCCCGGCCGGTCTGGGTCCGGGTGTGGTAGTGGAAGATCAGACGTCCGGTCATCAGGGTGAACGGATACTCGGCGTCGGCGACTTCAGCAGGCGGCCGGTACTCGAGCCCGAAGAAGGTGCCGAGACCGTCGGCCGCGGAGAACTTCTCGCGGTGCAGGATCGGGGTTCCCGGGTGCTCCAGGGTCGGGCAGGGCCAGTGCACGGACTCCGGCTTCTCCATCCTCGCGTAGGAGATGCCGGCCATCGACGGGGTGACCCGCCGCATGTCGTCCCAGATCTCCTCGGGTGAGTTGAAGTCGAATCCCTTGAGGCCAAGCTTGTGGGCGAGATCGACGAAGATCTGCCAGTCTTCCTTTGAATCGCCGGGGGTCTGCACGGCCTTCCTTATACGGTTGACACGCCGCTCGGCACTGGTGAACGTCCCGTCCTTCTCGGCGAAGGAGGCGCCGGGCAGGATAACGTCGGCATACTGGGCCGTCTCGGTCATGAAGAGGTCCTGCACGACCAGGAAGTCGAGTTTCTCAAGCGACTTCATGACGTGGTTCGCGTTGGGGTAGGAGACGACCGGGTTCAGCGCGAAGATGTACATCGCCTTGATCGGGTCGCCGCACTGGTTGATCTGCTCTGTCAGGGTCACGCCGTACTCGCTTGAAAGCCCGGTGACGCCCCAGAGTTCCTCCATCCGCTTCCGGGCGGCGGGGTCTTCACACTTCTGGTAGCCGGAGAAGACGTTCGGGTAGGCACCCATGTCGCAGGCGCCCTGGACGTTGTTCTGGCCACGGAGCGGGTTGACGCCGACTCCAGGTCTCCCAACGTTGCCGGTGAGCATCGCGAGGTTTCCGAGCGACCGGACGTTGTCGGTACCGGTCGAGAGTTCCGTGATGCCGAGACAGTAGATGATCACCGCATTCTTGGCGCTCGCGTACATCCGGGCGATCTCCTTGACCCGCTCGGTGGGAACGCCGGTGATCGACTCGACATCCGCGTATTTCTCCACGACCTTCCTCATATCCTCGTATCCCTTCGTCCGCTTCTCGATGAACTCCTTGTCGTGGAGGTTCTCCTTGATGATCCAGTACATCATCGAGTTGATCAGGGCGATGTTCGTCGAGGGGTTGTAGCGGACATAGTGGTCGGCCAGGCGCGCCGTGGGCGTGTAGCGCGGGTCGCAGACGATGAGCGTCTTGCCCGCCTTCTTTGCCTGGAGAATCCGGCGGCCGGCGAGCGGGTGTGCCTCAACCGAGTTTGCCCCAATCATGAAGATGAGGTCCGTGTTCGCGAGGTCCTCGAAGGGGTTCGTCGCGGCACCGGAGCCGAACGAGAGCGAGAGCCCCGCGACGGACGGTCCGTGGCAGATACGCGCGCAGTTGTCGATGTTGTTGGTCTTAAAGGCCACCCGCGCGAGTTTCTGCAAGGCGTAGCACTCTTCGTTCGGCGTCCGGCACGAGACTTGGAAGCCGAGGGACTTCGGTCCGAACTTCTCGTAGGTCTCCTTGAACTTCGAGGCGACGAGACCGAGCGCCTCGTCCCAGGATGCTTCCACAAACTTGCCGTTCTTCTTAATGAGGGGCTTTGTCAGCCGGTCGGGGCTCTGCACGAATTCCCAGCAGGTGGCTCCCTTGGGACAGAGCTTTCCCTCGTTAATCGGGGTCCTCTTGTAGGGTTCTACCCCCACGAGTTTGCCGTCGTTCACCACAAGGTTGAGTCCGCACCCTACACCGCAGTACGGGCAGGTCGTGGGAACGTAACGTAACTTTCCGTTGGTTTCTGTCATTCACATTCTCCCGGTTGTTGCATTCAACGTCGGTTGCCAAGCATGTCAGGAAAGGACGGACATACTTACAATAGTTTTACTCTACTAGGTAGTATATAAATTTAAACATACTCTTTTAACAATTGACGATTCTCCACCAAGTATAATTAATCACTTTTGAATTCCGGTCGGAGCCAGTGGAGAATGGGGGCCATATAACATCCCATATCAGATTAGGGAGTAAATTATATGAATTCTACTGAAATATCCCCATATATGTAAAATGAATCTGGTTGAACAATCCAAAATGTTTACAACCAACCTTGGCCAAATACTCTTCCGTGCAACCGAGACTGAATCACACATGGGACGATATCGAGGCCAGGCTCGAATCGAAAAATTCCACTCCGGAGTTGATTGAGCATTTCCGGAGATGCATCGGCTTCCATACATTTGCGGCCCCCGGGCTTCTGATCGGGGTCTTCATGGTGGACTATGCCTTGGAACTCCTGGATCCTCCGGAAAACGAGAAGATCTATGCGGTCTGTGAATCCACAAAGTGCCTGCCTGACGCCCTGCAGGTTATCGCTCACTGCACGGTCGGCAACGGCCGTCTCCGGGTGCTCCCGATAGGGAAGTTTGCCATCACCATGAACCGGCCGGCCGAGACTGCGCAGGTAGACGGGATCCGCGTCTTCCTCGACGGCGAGAAGATGGGCCAGTATCCGACGTTTGCCCTCTGGTATACCAAAGACCCGCTCTTCGACCCAAGGACACGGGGCACCGCATTGATCGACGAGATCATCGACGCGGGGCGCGACCTTCTCTCAGATGAGAGGGTGCGGGTGAAGGTTCCCAAGAAACAGCCTTGGGAGTCCGCCATCTGTACCATATGCGGCGAGATGGTCCCCGACAATCTGCTCGTCGACGGCGCCTGCGCCGACTGCCGGTCCCAGTCCTACTACGAGAAGACGGCATACTGAAAAGAGCGGCCTCTCACGTACGAGAAGAGCATATAGGGGCACAAGCCCCATCACCCCTGAGTGCACCGCATGGAACTCTCCCCTATCGGGCTCGTGCGATCGCATATCCGTTCCCGGAGCGATATGCCGGTCCAGGGCGTCGACGCCGAGATCGAGGTCTTTCCCGAGTATGCAGCAGCACTGGAAGGTATCGAGGAGAACTCGCACCTGATCCTGATCTGCTGGCTGCACGAGGCGGACCGAGGGGTCCTGCGGGCGGTGGCCCGGAAGGTCTCAGACGACCTCCCCGAGAAGGGCGTCTTCTCCCTCCGCTCTCCCGCAAGGCCGAACCCCCTCTCCGTCTCGGTGGTGCGGCTGCGCGGCGTCAGGGAGGGGCGGTTCCTCGAACTCGCGAACGTGGACCTGATCGACGGGACGCCGGCGATCGACCTCAAGCCCTACCAGACGGGGTGGGACTGCGTCTTCTCGGCGACCGGCCACGACCGGACCGAGAAGATCCGGAAGATGGGGCCCGGCGAATACCGAGAAGGCCTCATTCGCGAGGCCGTGAACTACCACGGGGAACTCTGCCCCGGCGCGGCGGTCGCGGTGCGTATCGCAGAGGCGGCGACGCGCATCTTCAGATGCGACCTCTCGACGCCGCAGGTCTCGGTCGCGCTCGGTCCTGACCCCTGCATCGCCGATGCGCTCATCGGGATCACCGGTGCGCGACCGGGTAATCGCCGGTTGGGCTGTTCGAGCGAGGATTGTTATGTCTTTACCGGCCCGGGAGGGGAGGCGGTCTTCCGCATCCGGACCGTGCCGGCGAGTGTCGACGCAATCCTCGCATCCAGCGAAGCGTCGCTCTTCGACTGCGAGGTCCGCCGATAGAAATGTGGTTACAATTTAACTGAAAGTAATGCATTATTCTATACATGCCCGGACGGGGGAGCCGGAACCCCCTGATCCGGTATACCACCGAGGAGCAGCATGCCACGCCGTTACTTGAACCTCACCCCACTCTCTGAAGCGCTCGCATCAATGCGGCGGACGTTTCCCCCTCTGGACCGTGCCGAGACCGTACCGTTGCGCCTGGCTGTCGGCAGGGTGACGGCCGAACCGCTGTATGCAGAGTATTCTGTCCCCAAGGTCGATATCGCGACGTTCGACGGTTACGCAGTCAGGAGCGAGGATACTCTGGGAGCGCAGGACCAGCGGCCGTTGCCGCTTGCGGATTGTGCCCGCATCAATACCGGCGAGGTGCTCCCTCCTTCGTTTGACGCCGTCGTCATGATCGAGGACACCTGGGACGACGGCGGCACACCTTGGATCAGGAAGTCGGCCGCGCCCTGGCAGCATGTCCGGCATTCCGGCGAGGATATCAGGGCCGGGGAACTCATCCTCCCGAAAGGCCATCAGGTTCGGCCGTTCGACATCGGCGCGCTCGCGACCTATGGCATAACCATGGTGAAGGTGCGGTCGGTCCGGGTCGGGATCGTCCCGACGGGGAGCGACCTCGTGCCGCTCGGGGTAGCGCCCGCACCCGGCCAGACAATCGAGACCAACACCCTGATGGCGGAGGCCTACCTCACCCGGATGGGGGCGACCTGCCGCCGTTACGGGATCGTTCCCGACGACCCGGATCTGATCCGAGATGCGCTCGAGGAGGCGGTCGCCGAGAACGACCTTGTCATCCTCTCGGCGGGTTCGTCGGCCGGAACCCGGGATTTCTCCCGGGATGCTGTCGGCGCGCTTGGGGAGATCGTCTTCCACGGCATCGCGGTCAGGCCGGGAAAGCCGGTGCTGCTGGGAAACGTCGGCGGCAAGCCGGTTCTCGGGATGCCGGGCTACCCTGTCGCCGCGCAGACGGTCCTTCGGGAGATTGTGGGGGACCTGCTTGCGTGGTGGGGGCTCGCGGCGCCGAGAGGCGAGGAGTTGGACGTCCGGCTGTCGCGAAAAATGACGTCGGATCTTGGGTTCGACGAGTTCGTCCCGGTCTCGGTCGGGCGGGTGGACGGGACCTGCTGGGCGACGCCGCATCCCCGGGGAGGCGGCATCCAGATGGCGGTGGTCCGAGCGAACGGCTACCTCCACATCTCTGCCGGGCGCGAGGGGATCGAGGCCGGCGAGGAGGTGCGGGTCCGGCTCACCGTTCCGCCGGCAATGATCGCCAGCACGCTCGTCTGTATCGGCCAACGCAGTCCGGCGCTCGCAGAACTCCAGAACTGCCTCTCGGACACCGGCTACCTGCTCCACTGCTGCAACGCCTCGACGATGGGGGCGGTGCTCGCCATACGGGCGAAGACCTGTCATGCGGCTTCGGTCTGTATCCCGGAGACCGAAGCGGCTTGGAACGACCTGGTGCTCCGGTACCTGCCCGGGGTCGACCTCCTGCGGGTGCAGGTGGCCCGGACTGAACTTGGGATTATCTCGGCCGGCGACCTGGATACCGATAACCTTGCGTCGTTCCGGTTCGTCAACCGCCCGAAGGGGTCTCCGGCGCGGATACTCCTCGATGCGTGGTTGGACCGGGAGGGCGTCGATGCCGGTCGCCTCGCCGGATACGAAAACGAGGTGCGGACGCCCGGCGCGGTCGCAGCGGCCGTCGGCAGCGGGTTTGCGGACGCAGGCGTCTGCCCGGCCGGCATGGCTCGGGAGGCGGGGCTCCGGTTCACCCCGCTCGGATACGAGTCGTGCGAACTCCTGATCCGCAAGGAACTTGCCGGAGACGACGGCGTCGCAAGCCTCATCCGGACCGCCCAGTCCCCGGAGTTCCGAGAGCGCCTCAGGTCGCTTGAGTGGTAGCGGGTCGAGCAGGGATCAGTAATCGGCTACCCCGGCGGTCGGAGAGGTTGTTCCGGTCCTCATTTTGTTTGGTCAGGGGCTTTACCATCCCAACGGACGGAACCCTCGCTCTGCATTCTCATCTTGATGCGGCGCGCACCTTCGAAAAGAACATCTCCCATTCGGCGAGAGTATTATTTATGCCAGTCAGCGAACAGACGCAACGCCAGATCATGGCAGTGCTCCGGCGGATGGCCGAAGCCACCGCAAAGAAGGATGTCGATGGAGTGGTCGCACTCGTGGACCCAAATTTTCGGGCGTTCGGGACCGGTCCCGACGAGAAGGCGATCGGGAGGGAAGCGTACCGTCGACACCTCGAACGCGACTTTTCGCAGGCAGAGACGATCTCGCTTGAGTTCTCCGACATTCATATCGGTGCCGAAGGGACGGTCGCGTGGGTCATGGCCGATATGGCCTACCACATCGTCGCCGGCGGCACCCCGCAGACCCTGAACGGGCGGCTGACGGCGGTGCTTCGCGGGACGGGGCACGCGTGGGTCTTTGCCCAGATGCACTACTCTCTCCCGGCGGCGGACCAAGAGGCCGGTCGGTCGTACCCGACAGTGTAACTTTTTTTGGACCGCCGAGACGGAGCTGAGTCCGAAAGCGGACTCACACGGATTCTTTATCCGGTAAATGGTGCCGATCCGGGGAGTCCATCGGGTGCATGCCGGCCCGGCCGTCATCCCCGGCAATACTCGCACACCGGGCCGTGGTGGCCTACGCACCTTCGGTGCTCGAACGCCCGCCGGCACGCCCGGGCGTTTATCGCCCTTGGGGGAACGATGCTCTGGAGTGCGACCGAAGGGAGCCTGAGAAACTCGAAGAGTTTCGCTGTGGGGCTGACGGGGAGTGCGACCGAAGGGAGCTCGACCACCGCTAGGTGAGGAGGGGGTCTCCCCCTCCCCTGCCTCTCGCAAGGCACTACCCGGATCCCCTCACGGCTCCGCCGTAAAAAAGAGTATCGCCCTGCCGTTCCCGTCGATGACCGCGAGTCTGTCGCCGACGATCCGGTAGCCCGCCGCCGCCCGTATCAAGGCTAGGTAGGCGCCCTCCTGCTCCATGACGCCGGCCGGCTCGTCGCACGAAGCCTTCGTGGCGATGACCCGCTCCACGGCAAGTCCCGTCTCATTGAGCCGGTACGGGGCCGAGTAGGCGTTGCACCCGGCAGACCCCGAGAACGTGCCGTCGTCATCGAACTGCAGGGTGATGTTGGTCCCCGGGATGGGCGAAGAAACGGCATTACCGCCGCCGGTGCTGTAGTGAGTCAGCCGCCACGCCGTCCCCAAAAGCGGCACGGTCTCCGGCTGCTTCGCCCGCGAAAAGACGAGCAGGTCCTTCCCCGACGGTCCGGAGAGGATCAGCCGGTCGTCCTCGACCCGGTAGGTGGAGGCGGCAACCAAGAGTTCCCGATACCGGCTCTCCTGCTCCACGACCCCCTTTGCCGCCGCAGGGTACGCCCCGGTGATAGCGACCGGCTCCACCGAGATCGTGGAGCCGTTGATCCGGTACGGAGCGGAGTAGAGGTTGCACCCGGCCGACCCCGAGAGCGTGCCGCTCTCGCCGAAGATGATAAGCGGTCCCGCTTGGGGCAAGGGCGCAGTGACGGAGCCGTTGTCTGCGCGGAGTGCGACCAGGTTCCACGCCGTCCCTGCAAGCGGTTCGGCGACCCGGCCGGCATCGTCAGGGGGCGTGTCCGTCCCGACGGAGTATCCGGCCGAGATGAGGCATGCCGCCACGATGACCAGAAATGCGACCTTCGCGAGTATGTGGTGACCGTCTCTCTTAATCTCTACCACCGGTAGGCGTAGGAGACGAGAGAAGAAAAAATAACCCATTTGCGTTGAGATTCTCTCAACCGCCCTCTCCGGAAGGGCCGGACGCAAGGAGCGACGATCCGCCGCCGCCGTCCGGAGCCGGGCGCAACGGGGAAGGAAGTCATCCCGTTGCGGTAAAATCGGGAACGGAGGCCGATGGAGCCCCCGTGAGCAGAGGCCGGATCAGGGCTGATCCGCGCCCGCTGCCCGGTAGGAGAGGAGCGCCTTCCCGGTCTCATTGAGGAGGTCGAGCCGGTCCTCATCGATACGGTAGCCTGCCACCGACTCAAGGAGGCTCAGGTACCTGCTCTCCTGCTCCATGACGCCCTCCGGCTCGCCGCAGTACATCTTCGTCGAACCGGCGGGCCCTATCGTCATCGTGCTCCCCGAGACCTCGTAAGCGGCAAAGTAGCGGTTGCATCCGGCGTTCCCGGTGACGTTTCCGTCGGGAGCAAATGCTGCCGTGACCGTCGTGCCGGCGATCACCGAGGAGACCGCCTCTCCTTCCAGACTGTAGGACTCAAGCGTCCACAGGGTCCCGGCAAGCGGGGCCTGCGGCAACTTCTGGGCCTGCACGAAGAAGAGGAGATCGGTGCCCGTCCTATCCGAGAGGATCAGGCGGTCGCCCTCTACCCGGTAGGAGGAGACGTTTCCGAGGTGGCCGAGATACTTCCCTTCCTGCTCCATGACGCCCTCCGGCTTCTCGCAGTACATCAGGGTGCTGAAGAGCGAGGAGACCGAGAGGTTCGCGCCGTTGAGGCTGTACCGACCGCCGTAGTGGTTGCACCCGGCGTTCCCGGTGACGTTCCCGTCAGGGGAGAACTTCACGGTGACGGTCGTGCCTGCGATCACCGAGGAGACTGCGTCCGCCCCGGTGCTGTAGCCATCGAGCACCCAGTCGGTCCCGGTGAGCGGAAGGTCGGGCTTCGGGACGGCCCGCTCGAAGACCAGCAGGTCGACACCCTTCCGGTCCGAGAGGAACAGCCGGTCGCCTTCCACCCGGTAGGTGGTGACGTTTGCGAGGAGCGCAAGGTAGCGGTCCTCCTGCTCCATGATGCCCTTCGGATTCTCACAGTACATCTCGGTCCTGATCGCGGGCTCGATGGTGAGTTTTGCGTCTTTCAACGTGTAGTCTGCGCCGTAGTGGTTGCACCCGGCCGACCCGCCGAGAACCCCGTCAGCGCCGAAGGCCGCCGTGACTGTCGTGCCGGCAAGGACCGGGACCATGGCGCCGTCCTCACCGACGAGGCTTGCAAGCGTCCAAGATGTTCCCGCGAGCGCTGCGGGCGCCTCCTTCACGAAGGTGAGCACCGTGGCGCCGGAGGCGTCGGTGATCTCCAGCCGGTCATTCTCAACCCGGCATCCGGCCGCCGAGCCGAGGAGTTCGAGGAACCTTGCCTCCTGCTCCATGATGCCTTCCGGCTCCCCACAATACATCTTCGTGCTGATGGGCGGCGAGACCGAGAGAGCCGTGCCGTTGAGGTTGTAGTCTGCGCCGTACTGGTTGCACCCGGCTGAGCCTACGACCGTTCCGTCGTCGCCGAACCGGGCCGATACTCCCGCACCCGGCAAGGCCGGGACGAGCGTGCCGTTCTCGGCGAGGTAGGATTCCAGGGACCAAGAGACCCCGGTAAGCCCGACGACCGCGCCGGGCGCCGACGTACCCGCCGTGCATCCTGCGGTGATGATGCATGCCGCAACGATGACGAGCAGTGATGCCCCCGCAAGGATGTTCCTATTCGTTCTTCTGTTCGGTGCCATACACCAGCATATGGGCGGGATTGGGTGATAAAGAAATGGTAAACTACGAAAAAAATCGAACCTATACGCTCGGGGTTCGGCAAACAGACGAATTTTGGGGGTTTTTCTCAACGCAAGCCGCCTCGGGTCCCCGGGCCCGTTCTCTTGCCCGAGAGGCAT
It includes:
- a CDS encoding site-specific DNA-methyltransferase, with protein sequence MEKKKILDTSWDFREDDTKISNHGFHSYPAMMIPQVARRLIETYGSEAEVLCDPFMGTGTSILEAKLHPNFRVAYGIDINPLARLVAKVKTTPIPYGILSQFANLVMDRCDEEIANMKKADIDLPDFNNIEYWFKPQVIRDLAIIQRTIESVDCPDPRIREDIKDFLLVSFSETVRLASNTRNGEFKLYRMAPEALKKHHPKTSSIFREKTAANLERMQAFEREAGACSIHILNEDTRERTSIPDRSVDIIVTSPPYGDSFTTVAYGQFSRLSLEWLGFDSKEVRKIDKISLGGIPAPDLSTSLESPLLSSTIRKIGSIDPKRAKEVLSFYLDFNLCVEEIDRFMKPGGYLCFVVGNRTVKKQQIPTDDIIVELFQAQADYLHEKTIVRNIPNKRMPKANSPTNVKGELSSTMNHEYIVILQKQ
- a CDS encoding MvaI/BcnI family restriction endonuclease; its protein translation is MLTHEEFVRRLRALPTTYVRTHRSNDTGIGKTLEDLLGIAENNIQGPDTEETELKAARRGSSSMLTLFTKSPSPAGVNTTLLRRYGYESPRDGRNILHRTLSLGVETALRGESGLKLGIIRENGSKRVCIQNFDDEIEAFWTRDGLKNAFLRKYKSGQLYYVIADARGTGPNEEFRFNEAWFLRGFSYPNFLDLLRDGVVKIDIRIGQYPDGRTHDHGTAFRIPPKELDKCFEEREQLL
- a CDS encoding FmdE family protein, whose amino-acid sequence is MQPRLNHTWDDIEARLESKNSTPELIEHFRRCIGFHTFAAPGLLIGVFMVDYALELLDPPENEKIYAVCESTKCLPDALQVIAHCTVGNGRLRVLPIGKFAITMNRPAETAQVDGIRVFLDGEKMGQYPTFALWYTKDPLFDPRTRGTALIDEIIDAGRDLLSDERVRVKVPKKQPWESAICTICGEMVPDNLLVDGACADCRSQSYYEKTAY
- the fdhF gene encoding formate dehydrogenase subunit alpha — its product is MTETNGKLRYVPTTCPYCGVGCGLNLVVNDGKLVGVEPYKRTPINEGKLCPKGATCWEFVQSPDRLTKPLIKKNGKFVEASWDEALGLVASKFKETYEKFGPKSLGFQVSCRTPNEECYALQKLARVAFKTNNIDNCARICHGPSVAGLSLSFGSGAATNPFEDLANTDLIFMIGANSVEAHPLAGRRILQAKKAGKTLIVCDPRYTPTARLADHYVRYNPSTNIALINSMMYWIIKENLHDKEFIEKRTKGYEDMRKVVEKYADVESITGVPTERVKEIARMYASAKNAVIIYCLGITELSTGTDNVRSLGNLAMLTGNVGRPGVGVNPLRGQNNVQGACDMGAYPNVFSGYQKCEDPAARKRMEELWGVTGLSSEYGVTLTEQINQCGDPIKAMYIFALNPVVSYPNANHVMKSLEKLDFLVVQDLFMTETAQYADVILPGASFAEKDGTFTSAERRVNRIRKAVQTPGDSKEDWQIFVDLAHKLGLKGFDFNSPEEIWDDMRRVTPSMAGISYARMEKPESVHWPCPTLEHPGTPILHREKFSAADGLGTFFGLEYRPPAEVADAEYPFTLMTGRLIFHYHTRTQTGRAKILDHEVPEAYVQINEEDAARLKIQNGEMIRLRSRRGEAEALARVTDEVAPGVLMMTMHFGGKGSVNLLTNNVLDPLSKMPELKHSAVAVEKITGVQ
- a CDS encoding ArsR/SmtB family transcription factor: MVENTECLDEPLPLPPEVEESLCRCGGIAGLTGRLPDDEALARESALHRALADPIRLKILAMLAVQPLCVCVIKAVLGMADSKLSYHLSVLKKTGLIAGEAQGNWIIYSLTGLGDEWARCIREGSGTR
- a CDS encoding Coenzyme F420 hydrogenase/dehydrogenase, beta subunit C-terminal domain; its protein translation is MVAKGDMVYAWTTSPDIAKVAECGGAVTGLLKFALENDIVDGVLAVKKGVDLYDAVPTLITDPAEIAQTAGSLHCGTLLLAKLIKKYLGGAEDMRLAVTVKGCDAMGIYELAKRNQVNLDNLLLIGVNCGGSVSPVTARKMIREKFGVDPNDVVKEEIDKGQFIIVTKDGQHKGISMDELEEEGFGRRSNCRRCKMKIPRQADLACGNWGVIGERAGKATFVEVCSEKGADLLSRAAKAGAVATEPANPKGIEIRGKVENAMLKLGDKWRARYFEELGNGKERLQKMMEDSSRCTKCYACIDNCPICYCVECSTKKPYLVPPGVLPVPFMFHLIRYAHVSDSCVNCGQCEENCPMEIANSLYMHALQTEMEKMFGHTPGVDMELPVLALVEEQAERERLFATGSDQIFDVFK